A region of the Roseofilum reptotaenium CS-1145 genome:
CGCTCTGGCTTTCGCTTTTGGGTTAATCGGAGGTACGCTAGTGGCGATTGCCCTAATTTCCCCCTACAAACCTTTGCGCCTACTCTGCCGCATTTATGTAGACTTCTTCCGGGGCACTCCCATGCTCGTCCAACTGTTTATGATCTACTTCGGTCTCCCCGGTTTATTCAAAGAATTAGGGTTAGAGTTTAGCTTCGATCGCTTTCCGGCAGCCGTCTTAGCCTTAAGCTTAAATAGTGCTGCCTACTTAGCCGAAATTATGCGCGGGGGCATTGAATCCATTGATAAAGGTCAATGGGAAGCCTCTCAATCCCTAGGCATGAGTCCCCTACAAACGATGCAAGACGTGATTTTTCCCCAAGCCTTACGTCGCATGTTACCCCCTCTAGGTAACGAATTTATTACCTTAGTCAAAGATACCAGTTTAGTCGCCGTGATTGGATTTGAGGAACTATTCCGCCAAGGTCAATTAATGGTAGCCATCACCTATCGATCCTTTGAAGTTTACTTAGCCGTAGCTTTAATGTATCTCGTGCTAACCACCCTATCTTCCTTTGGGTTTAAATGGCTAGAAGTGAGGATGAATCCCCTACAGCGCCAGAAACCCGCCCTTAAAACGTGAAGAGATAGGAAGAGGGATACAGCGCTTTGGATTGTGAAGGGGGAATGGGGGGATGCACTTGCGGTAAAATCGCAGAGATGGTGTAGGTTTCCTCGGTGCAGAAAAAAATAAACCCATGGCCCAGACCCTAAGCAAAGAAATTGTCTTGATTGGAGGAGGACACGCCCATGCGATCGCCCTTCGCCAATTTGCTCTCAATCCCCTTCCTGGGGTCCGTCTTACCTTGATCGCCGATACCCTGCACACTCCCTATTCTGGGATGCTACCCGGCCATATTGCTGGATTCTACAGCTTTGACCAAACCCATATCGATCTACATCATCTCTGTCAATTTGCTAGGGCCCAACTCTATCAAGATCATGCCATTGGTCTCGATCTCAAACGTAATCAAGTTCTCTGCGCTCACCGTCCCCCTGTCCACTTTGACCTGCTCTCCATTGATATTGGCAGTACCCCTAACCAAATTCAGGTTCCTGGAGCTAATAACTACGCCATTCCCGCTAAACCGGTTTCCCAGTTCCTCAACCATTGGCGAGAGACCATAGAAAGCTTTGCTCGTCATCCTACCCACCCTTTAAAGCTGGCCATTGTGGGTGGAGGTGCAGGGGGCGTTGAGTTAGCGCTAACAATGCAACAGGGACTATTTGTCTGCCGTCAAGCTACGGGAGGAATGCGGAATATTGATGCCTCTTTCGTTATGTATACGGCTTCGTTTCCCGAAATTCATCTGTTCCATCAGGGGCAAGAAATTATGTCCTCCCATAACCGAGTGGTGCGCAAACGCATCGCCCAGTTAATGGGTCGTCGGGATATTCAACTGCATTTGGGAGAACGAGTAACCCAAGTTTCCGAGCAGGGACTTCAGTGTCAGTCTGGATTTACCCTAGAGTGCGATCGCGTGTTTTGGGTGACTCAAGCTTCAGCTCCTCCCTGGTTAAAGGCTGCTGGTTTAGCAACGGATACCGATGGCTTTATTTTAGTTAAGGATTCTCTACAGTCCGTTTCCCATCCCCAAGTATTTGCTGCTGGGGATATTGCCACCATGGTGAACCATACGCGGCCCAAGGCAGGGGTGTTTGCGGTGCGTCAAGGTCAGCCCTTATATGAGAATTTGAAACAAGCTGTTTTAGGGAAAGCACCAAAACCCTATCGCCCGCAAAAGCAAATTTTAGGACTCATTGGTACAGGAGATGGAAAGGCGATAGCCTCTTGGGGTAAATGGGGATTGGGCCCTAACCCTTTACTGTGGCGCTGGAAGGACTGGATCGATCGCCGATTTATGGCTCAATTTGAGGACTTTGGGCAATCGCCGACTCATCCCTCCTTGGCCCCAATTCCCATTCCCCCAGAGCGCCTATCCTCAGTGCTGAAGCGGGTGATTACCGACAATCCTAAATTAGAGTCCTTAATCGAGATCGAAAACCCTGGGGACAATTTGGCCTTATCTTCCGTGACCTCTGGACTCCTGATTGAGGGTATGGATTTTCTCACAGACAGCCTGCGCGATCCGTATTTATTCGGCATGTTAGCAACTCACCATTGCTTAAATCCCATCTTGGCCAAGGGAGCAACTCCCCACAGTGTTTTAGGTTGGATAGAATTACCCAATAGTCTTCCTACGCAACAGGAAGAAACTCTCTATCAACTGCTCTC
Encoded here:
- the selD gene encoding selenide, water dikinase SelD, producing MAQTLSKEIVLIGGGHAHAIALRQFALNPLPGVRLTLIADTLHTPYSGMLPGHIAGFYSFDQTHIDLHHLCQFARAQLYQDHAIGLDLKRNQVLCAHRPPVHFDLLSIDIGSTPNQIQVPGANNYAIPAKPVSQFLNHWRETIESFARHPTHPLKLAIVGGGAGGVELALTMQQGLFVCRQATGGMRNIDASFVMYTASFPEIHLFHQGQEIMSSHNRVVRKRIAQLMGRRDIQLHLGERVTQVSEQGLQCQSGFTLECDRVFWVTQASAPPWLKAAGLATDTDGFILVKDSLQSVSHPQVFAAGDIATMVNHTRPKAGVFAVRQGQPLYENLKQAVLGKAPKPYRPQKQILGLIGTGDGKAIASWGKWGLGPNPLLWRWKDWIDRRFMAQFEDFGQSPTHPSLAPIPIPPERLSSVLKRVITDNPKLESLIEIENPGDNLALSSVTSGLLIEGMDFLTDSLRDPYLFGMLATHHCLNPILAKGATPHSVLGWIELPNSLPTQQEETLYQLLSGVLQALTISQTQLVGCRASLGPRLSLGFSTQGYADPEPVLYPPKLQPGQVLILTKPLGVGALMTAQEQYKSKGRWLEGAIASMIQSNYPASLTFLETGATACTAVGNLGLLSHLTTLINNTSVSISLNLDTLPVLEGTLETLRHVRSSPFHQDNSSSTSTTLSEPISYLQNVSSFDSHPVYPLLFDPQWSGGLVAGIPHPQAEECLKLLQNLGYTHSAIIGEVHLPAGDLPPIQLIVNEE